The DNA sequence GTGCGCACCGGCGGCCCTACCGCACCGCGAAGCCGCGCCCGTGCAGCCCCGCCGGCGACCATCAGAGCCGGCCGACAGCAGTGGCAGCCGGGCAGACCACGATCTGGACGATCGTCAAGATCGACACCAGATCGCCCCTGCTTCTGGGTAGCAAAAAAGCCCAGGTCGTTGACCTGGGCTTTGCTCCCCCGCTTGGACTCGAACCAAGAACCCTCCGGTTAACAGCCGAATGCTCTGCCAGTTGAGCTACAGGGGAATGTCGCTCTTTCCGGTGCCGCGCTCTCGCCCGACCAGAAGAACTTTAGACCATCCCCGCAACCGGGTTCGCACCACCCCCCACTTAGCGCAACCGCCCCCTGCGGGCCGTTTTCCTGGACAATGGACACCTCGGACGACCTATCGACGAGAGGCGTGGACACGGATGAAGAAGTTCCTGCTGGGCGCGGGCCTGGGCTACGTACTGGGCGCCAAGGCAGGCCGGGGGCGGTACGAGCAGCTCGTGCGCACCTACCGCCGGGTCGTCGACCATCCGATGGTCCAGGGTGCCGCCGGGGTGGCGCGGGCCAAGATCAGCGAAAAGGCGGGACGCCGGCGTTAGACCTGCGCGACGACGAACACGCGGCGGAACTCGAACCACGTCGTGCCGTCCGCGCGGGTCGGGTACGCCTGGTCGAGCCGGGGGGCCAGTTCGGCGCGGAACCGGTCCCACGCCTCGTCCGGGAGGGCCGCGCGGATCGGGCGCAGCGCCGTTCCGGTGATCCACTCCAGCACCGCGCGCGATCCGCGCAGCGGCTGGACGTACGTCGTCTCCCAGGCGTCGACGCCGCAGCCGGCGTCGGCCAGGAGGTTCGCGTACTCGAGCGGGCTCGAGACCGCGTCGTCCTCGCGCAGGACGACGTCGGCCAGCTGGGACGACCAGGCCGGGGACGCCGCCAGCTCGAGGGTCAGCGCGTGCGACGGCGCGTCGAAGTTGCCCGGCACCTGGACCGCCAGCCACGCGCCGGACGGCAACTGCCCGGCCCAGCGGCGGAGCAGGTCGCGGTGCTCGGGCACCCACTGCAGGACGGCGTTCGACACGACGACGTCGGTGTCCGGCGCCGGCGTCCAGTCGTTCACGTCGAGCAGCGAAGCGTCCAGGCCGCGGGAGCGGGCGGCTTCCACCATTTCGGGTGAACTATCACTGCACTCCAAGGCGGCACCGGGCCAGCGTTTCCCCAGGTCGACCGTGAGGTTCCCGGGCCCGCAGCCGAGATCGGCCACGCGCCGGGGCGACGTCGCGCCGATCCGGGACGTCAGGTCGTAGAACGGCCGGGCCCGCAGGTCGGCGTAGTCGAGGTACTTCTCCGGATCCCACACGGTCGCCTCCCGAACAAACAGTACGCCTGTACTGAGTACGAGCGTACTGCTATTCGGCGGCGGTAGCCAGCGTCGCCGCGACCTGCTCGGCGATGGCCGCCACCAGCGAGACGTCGGTGCCCGGGTCCGGGCGGACCTGCAGGACGCTGCCGTCGCGGCCGGGGACCTTGCGCTGGACGAACCACGCGCCGCCACCGGGGCCGATCTCCTGGCGGTGCCGCGAACGCACCGACCCGTCGACGCGCAGCCGGACGTGGTGCGGCACCTTGCCGGGCTCCGGCAGGCTGAACCGCACCGGCGCGAGGTCGGCCAGCACGACCGCCGATCCCGCGGTACCGGTCTCTTCCGACTCGGTCAGCGTGAAAACGCCGCCCTTCCAGGCCGCCTTGCCGATCAGGTGCCAGCCGACGCGCCGCGCGCCGCCGGGGCCGTCCGGGATCCACAGCCCGAGCGGCGTGACGAGCAGGTGCCCGCCGCCCTCGACGGGTGCGCTGTCCACGACGTCCTCGCCGGCGTCCAGCGAGCCGGCGAAGCCCTCGGGGGTGCGGTCGCCGAGCAACCGGCGCAGGAAACCCACGTCAGCTCCACGAGCTGGCAGAGGCCTGCTCGCCCAGCGATTTCTTGTACTGCTCCAGCGCGACGAGGTCGCCGAAGAGCGCGCGGTAGTCGTCCGGCGCCTCGACCGGCGACAGCCGCTGCAGCTTCCCCTTGATCTCCGCGATCTGCCGCCCGACGAGGCTCTCCTGCAGCCGGGCGAGGATCGAGGAGATGTAGCGGGAGTCGACTTCGTCCTTGGCCTGCAACGGTTCCACGGCCAGCTCCGAGAGCACCCGCTTGACCGTCCCTTCCGGACAGTGCGGGGCCGCGGCGTCCAGCAGCGACGGGCCGGTCAGGCCCGAACCGGCGCCGCCGGCCTTCAGCACGGCCTCGTGCACCGCGATGTACACCGGGTGCGTGAACGCCTCCAGCGGCAGCGAGTCGTACTCGGGCCCGGCGATCGCGGGCTGCTGCAGCGCGGCCTTCAGCGCCTCGCGCTGGATCGCGAACCGCGGGTCCTTCGGCGCGGGCCGGGCGAGGTCGGATTCCGGGGCCTTCACCTCGGGCGCGCCGACGCGGGCCGGCTGCTTCAACGGCGCGCCGCCGCGCTTGTCGGTCGCGCCCGCGCTGCCGCGCACGCGGTTGACGACCTGGGCGACGTCCTGCCAGCCGACCCACCAGGCGAGCTTCGACGCGTAGCCGTCGCGGGCCGCGCGGTCCTTGATCGCGGCGACCATCGGCACGGTCTTCTGCAGCGCCGAGACCTGGCCGTCGACGGCGTCGAGGTCGAAGTTCTTCAGCGTGCTGCGGATGGCGAACTCGAACAGCGGGATCCGCCGCGCGACCAGGTCCTTGACCGCGCTGTCGCCCTTGGCCAGGCGCAGCTCGCACGGGTCCATGCCGTCCGGCGCGACCGCGATGTAGGTCTGGCCGGCGAACGTCTGGTCGCCTTCGAACGCCTTGAGCGCGGCCTTCTGGCCCGCTTCGTCACCGTCGAAGGTGAAGATCACTTCGCCGCGGAAGGCGTCGTCGTCCATCATCAGCCGGCGAAGCACCTTCATGTGGTCTTCGCCGAACGCCGTGCCCGAGGACGCCACGGCCGTCGGCACGCCGGACGCGTGCATCGCCATCACGTCGGTGTAGCCCTCGACCACGACGACCTGGTGCCGCTTCGCGATCTCGCGCTTGGCCAGGTCGAGACCGAACATGACCTGGGACTTCTTGTAGATCGGCGACTCGGCGGTGTTGAGGTACTTGGCCGAGATCCGGTCGTCGTCGAACAGCCGCCGCGCGCCGAAGCCGACGACCTCGTTGCCGACGTCGCGGATCGGCCAGACCAGACGCCGGTGGAAGCGGTCCATCGGGCCGCGCTGGCCCTCCTTGGACAATCCCGCCGTCAGCAGCTCCTTGACCTCGAAACCGCGCGTGAGCAGGTGCTTGGTCAGCTTGTCCCAGCCGCCGGGGGCGTAACCGCAGCCGAACGTCTTCGCCGCGGCCGCGTCGAACCCGCGCTCGGACAGGAAGTCCCGCGCGGTGCGCGCCTCGTCGGTGACCAGCTGCTCGGCGTAGAACTCCTGGGCCGCGCGGTGCGCCTCGATCAGCCGGCTGCGGCTGCCGCGGTCGCGCTGGATCGTCGCGCCGCCGCCTTCGTAGACGAGCCGGATGCCGACCCGGTCGGCCAGCCGCTCGACGGCCTCGACGAAGGTGATCAGGTCGATCTTCTGGACGAACTTGATCACGTCACCGCCCTCGCCACAGCCGAAGCAGTGGAAGGTGCCGTGCGTCGGGCGGACGTTGAACGACGGGGTCTTCTCGTTGTGGAACGGGCAGAGGCCCTTCAGGCTGCCCCCACCGGCGCGGCGCAGCGCCACGTACTCCCCGACGACCTCGTCGATCCGGTTCCGTTCGCGCACTTCCGCGATGTCGCTCTCCCGAATCCGTCCTGCCACGTGTACCACCATAGATGGCACCTCATCCGGCACACTGGGGGTGTGGCCACACCGACCGTCCAAGACGCCCTCGCCGCGCGGTTCGCCGAGCACCGCGGTCACCTGATCGGGGTGGCCTACCGGCTCACCGGCACCCGCGCCGACGCCGAGGACGCCGTCCAGGAGTCCTGGCTGCGGCTGGCCGGGCTCGACGAGGCCGGCCGGGACGCGATCCGGGACCTGCGCGGCTGGCTGACCACGGTCGTCGGCCGGATCTGCCTCGACCGGCTGAAGTCGGCCGCGGCGCAGCGGGAACGCTACGTCGGCCAGTGGCTGCCGGAGCCGGTGGTGACGCCGTTCGGGCAGCCGGTCAGCGAGGACCCGCTCGAGGTCGCCGTCCGCGACGACGGGCTGCGGATGGCCGCGCTGGTCGTGCTCGACAAGCTGACCCCGGAGCAGCGCGTCGCGTTCGTGCTGCACGACGCGTTCTCGCTGCCCTTCGCCGAGATCGCGGACATCCTCGGCTGCTCGGTGGACGCCGCGCGCCAGCACGGCTCCCGCGGCCGCCGCGCGCTGGCGGACGCCGATCCGGCGCCCCGCGCGCCGCTGGACGACCAGGCGAAGATCCTCGAGAAGTTCGTCACGGCGCTGCTCGCCGGCGACATCGGCGCGGTCGTCGAGCTGCTGCACCCGGACGCGGTGCTGATCGGCGACTCGAACGGCAAGGGCCGCACCACGCGCCAGCTCATGGTCGGCGCGGACAAGCTCGCCCGCTTCTTCATCGGCCTCATGCGCAAGTACGCGCCGGAGAGCGTCACCCGCGGCGCGCCGGTGCTGGTCAACGGCGACCTCGGGTTCTACCTGCCGCCGCTGCCGGGGCGCGAGGGCTTCCTGGCGCTCGACGAGCACGTCCAGGCCATGAGCGTCCGCGACGGGAAGATCGTGGCGATCTACGACGTCGTCAACCCGGACAAGCTGACCCGGATCACGCGTCCCGGTGCCGCACCTTCGTGATCCCGGCGACCAGCAGGAGCAGCGCGAAGCCGCCGAAGTAGGCGAGCGCCCAGCCCGGGCCCAACGGCGAGTCCGACAGCACGGCCGCGTTGCCGCCGTCCCGGCCGGCGTTCGCCGCGCCGGTGCCGCTGAGGAACTTCGTGACGGCGTTCAGTGGCAGCCACCGGTGGATCGCCGGCCCGGCCTGCGGGATCAACTGGATGACGTTCTCCGCCATGAGCGGATACGCGACGAGCAGCGCCACCGCGCCGGCCGTGTGGCGCACCAGCAGGCCGACGCCGACCCCGCACACCGCGGCCAGCGCGTACACCGGGCCGTTGCCGGCGACGATCGTCCAGTCCGCGACGCTGTCGAGCGCCAGGTCGGCGTCCGGGGCGAGGATCCGCGCCGCCAGCCAGGCGAGGAACGCGGCGGTTTCGCCGATGAGGAACGCGTACCCGGCGACGACCACGGCCTTCGCGACCAGCGCCGGTGTCCGGGCCGGCGTGGCCTGGAAGGTGCCGTGGATCGTGCCGGAGTGGTACTCGCTCGTCACCGAAAGGGCGGCCAGCAGCAGGACGGCGACCAGGCCGAGCTGGTAGCCGAACTGGGTGCTCGCGACGGTGGGCGGCAGCCGGGACTCGGTGGCCGCCGACGCGGTGAGCACGGCCGGCGCGACCAGGGCGGCGACCGCGAAGAGGCCGCACACCCAGGGGGTGGCGATGCTGAAGAGCTTGATCCGTTCACTGGCGACGAGGTGCATGCCGGAACGGTCCCGCGACCGGCGTCTCCGGCGCGTCCCACCGTGGTCTGGTTCCCGGGGTCCTACGGGAGCGGGACCCGGCAGGCGTCACCGGAGGTGAAGCCCTGGTCCACGACGCCGAGCGCGCTGTTCATCCGGGCGCGGGAGTTCTCCAGGCCGATCTGGTAGGTCAGCTCGATGACGCCGGCGCGGCCGAACTCGCGTTCCAGCTCGGCGACCTGCTCGTCGGTCACCGTGACCGTCTCGGCCGACATCGCGTCGGCGTAGGCGATCGCCAGCCGTTCCCGCGGGCTGAACGCGGGCGACGTCGCGTAGTCGTCGATCTTCTTCAGCCGCTCGATGTCCAGGCCGTCGTGCTTCTGCAGCATCGTGCCGAAGTCGACGCACCACGAGCAGCCGATCCGGGTGGCGACGCGGTAGACGGCGAGCTCGCGCACGTTCGCCGGGAGCTTCTTCGACGCGCGCAGCACCATCAGCTCGTGCACCGTGTTCGCGCGCAGCAGGCCGGGGTGGTGCGCGGTGACCGCCATCGGTTCGGGCACCGCGCCGTACTTCCTGCCGGCGA is a window from the Amycolatopsis sp. NBC_00355 genome containing:
- a CDS encoding trans-aconitate 2-methyltransferase, producing the protein MWDPEKYLDYADLRARPFYDLTSRIGATSPRRVADLGCGPGNLTVDLGKRWPGAALECSDSSPEMVEAARSRGLDASLLDVNDWTPAPDTDVVVSNAVLQWVPEHRDLLRRWAGQLPSGAWLAVQVPGNFDAPSHALTLELAASPAWSSQLADVVLREDDAVSSPLEYANLLADAGCGVDAWETTYVQPLRGSRAVLEWITGTALRPIRAALPDEAWDRFRAELAPRLDQAYPTRADGTTWFEFRRVFVVAQV
- the dnaG gene encoding DNA primase codes for the protein MVVHVAGRIRESDIAEVRERNRIDEVVGEYVALRRAGGGSLKGLCPFHNEKTPSFNVRPTHGTFHCFGCGEGGDVIKFVQKIDLITFVEAVERLADRVGIRLVYEGGGATIQRDRGSRSRLIEAHRAAQEFYAEQLVTDEARTARDFLSERGFDAAAAKTFGCGYAPGGWDKLTKHLLTRGFEVKELLTAGLSKEGQRGPMDRFHRRLVWPIRDVGNEVVGFGARRLFDDDRISAKYLNTAESPIYKKSQVMFGLDLAKREIAKRHQVVVVEGYTDVMAMHASGVPTAVASSGTAFGEDHMKVLRRLMMDDDAFRGEVIFTFDGDEAGQKAALKAFEGDQTFAGQTYIAVAPDGMDPCELRLAKGDSAVKDLVARRIPLFEFAIRSTLKNFDLDAVDGQVSALQKTVPMVAAIKDRAARDGYASKLAWWVGWQDVAQVVNRVRGSAGATDKRGGAPLKQPARVGAPEVKAPESDLARPAPKDPRFAIQREALKAALQQPAIAGPEYDSLPLEAFTHPVYIAVHEAVLKAGGAGSGLTGPSLLDAAAPHCPEGTVKRVLSELAVEPLQAKDEVDSRYISSILARLQESLVGRQIAEIKGKLQRLSPVEAPDDYRALFGDLVALEQYKKSLGEQASASSWS
- a CDS encoding sigma-70 family RNA polymerase sigma factor, translating into MATPTVQDALAARFAEHRGHLIGVAYRLTGTRADAEDAVQESWLRLAGLDEAGRDAIRDLRGWLTTVVGRICLDRLKSAAAQRERYVGQWLPEPVVTPFGQPVSEDPLEVAVRDDGLRMAALVVLDKLTPEQRVAFVLHDAFSLPFAEIADILGCSVDAARQHGSRGRRALADADPAPRAPLDDQAKILEKFVTALLAGDIGAVVELLHPDAVLIGDSNGKGRTTRQLMVGADKLARFFIGLMRKYAPESVTRGAPVLVNGDLGFYLPPLPGREGFLALDEHVQAMSVRDGKIVAIYDVVNPDKLTRITRPGAAPS
- a CDS encoding carboxymuconolactone decarboxylase family protein, encoding MPRIAAKKTTEAGTFLKLFYRVAGRKYGAVPEPMAVTAHHPGLLRANTVHELMVLRASKKLPANVRELAVYRVATRIGCSWCVDFGTMLQKHDGLDIERLKKIDDYATSPAFSPRERLAIAYADAMSAETVTVTDEQVAELEREFGRAGVIELTYQIGLENSRARMNSALGVVDQGFTSGDACRVPLP